The Deltaproteobacteria bacterium genome contains the following window.
CACGCAGCCTCGGAGGTACATTTTCAACTACGATGGCCAGCATCGCCCATGCTCTCCTTATTTGGGATGGCCGGGGCTACCGATTCATCCGGCCTTTTCGGGAAAGGAAGACCTCCGGCAGATAAAACCTCTTCAATAACCGGTATAATGCGGTGAAGCAGTTTGGTCTGTCGAAAGGATTCACGGCAGGCCAGCCGGACTTCCCTTTCCGCCTCAATAGCTTTTCTTTTGGCTACCCGGAAGGCCACCGGGACCACCGTCTCAAATTTAAAGAGGTCGGCTATATCATAAACAAAGGAAAGGGGCTTACCGGTATGAATAAAGCCGACGGCCGGGGCGTATCCGGCCGCCAAAATAGCTGCTTCCGTGATCCCATAAAGGCAGGCTGTCGCCGAACTCAGGCAACGGTTGGGCAGATCTCCGCTTTCCCATTCGGAATAATCGTAATTGCGCCTTTTCCACTGGACTCCATACTGTTGGGCGAAAAGTTCATACATCTTTCTTACCCGGACCGCCTCAATGCCCCGTAATTGCTCTATACTCCTTCGTTCCGGAGGCTTTTCTTTAAACCTCAATTCATACATTTTACGGACCACCTTCAGGCGGGCGTCATCATCCAGGGCCAGCTTGGCCTGGAATAGAAGCCGGTCGGCACGGGCGCCGCCAGGCTGACCCGAGGCATAGAGGCGTACCCCGCCTTCACCAACCCAAACCAGTAGGCAGCCCACCCGGGAAGCAAGAGTAACCGCTGCGTGGGAGGTCCTTGTTCCCGGTTCCAGCATCAGACAGGCCACCCCGCCGACGGGAATATGGGTGCGAACCCCCTTTTTATCCACCACCACGAAGGCCCCATCCAGAACGTCCAGGTTGCCCTTCTCCAAAAATACTATGGAAATTCGGTCTTTTATTGGAATGGGTTTGAGGGCTGGAAGGATAGGCTCTGACATTACGTTACCTCGTTATTGTCATGTTTATTGTCACGTTTATCATTTGTTATCACGTTTCCGCCATGTGGACCCTTGACCTAACTCAAACCTTTTGATTCCCATGATTAGCTTCCATTTTCATTCGGTTATGTCTTGGAAATAATTTCTTTAATACGCTGCCAAAGATCATGAACGCCGAGTTCACCAGACCATTTTCCAATATAATCCAGATCAAGATTCCCTGCCCGGGTCTGTGCCACCTTCAAGGCATCCTGCCATTGCCTTTCGGAGGAGCCGAGTTTGGACCATTCCAGCTTGGACAGGATTACATCTTCGGGAGTGGCCATCCCTGCGATTATTCCCAGGATTTCGATTTGAAAGCGACGGCTGAATTCAGTCCGGCTGAATGGCCGGTTCTTCCGGATAATGAGGTCGGCTTTATAGCCGGAGGCTTTATCGATTATATTAAAGGCCCTTTGATACAGCACCGCCTGATCGATTTCTTCTTCACTGACGTAATATCCTTCCCCTAAAGATCGGGCGAATCGATGAAGATCTTCCAGATCAGCCTCTACGACAGTATCAATGTCCATTGTGGTCCTGGGATATCCGTGATAACTGGCCGCAACTGAGCCGACCAGCATAAACGGGATCCCGGATTCAGAAAGCTTTTTCAGCAGTCTTTTCAAAAAATCAGTTTGAGTTTCCATGGTTGGAATCTTCCTTACTCACGTTTGATTTCTATTTGGTGTATTTCCCTAAAAAATAAGGTCCAAAGTTCTTCTTCCGGAAGCTGCGGATGTCTGCTTTTAAAACCAGCCAAGGTAATATCCCGTATCTCATCGCTCAAGTTCATGGTAGCCAAAAGGCGATCCTCCCCACTCATGCGGCTGAAAATAGCTTGCCGGATTGCTTCGGCTTTAGAAGTGGTGTCGGTATTCATATTTTAGGTTTCTTTCCCTTTCAACTGTTTCTGCTTTTTTTCTGATATAGTCAAATAATTTTCCGATGAAACTACCTTTTTGCGGGTCTTCCGTTCCAGGTCCTTTCTGGCTTTGCCGGCCACCTCCCCACCCTTCCGGGCGGCTTGCTTGTTTCCCTGAAACCCTTTGGCATCATCCACCTTGGTTATCTCGGTCGTAGCCGCCTCTCCGAGCATGGAGAATATCATCTCAAGGTCGGTCATGTGGTCCCGAAGATTTTCCCGTTTCAGCCCCTTTATTTTTTTGTGTTCTCCCGGGGTTACGCCAAAAGCGGCCTTGGCGATCTCAGAAGTCAGAATGGCATATTCTTTCTCCTGCCCAACATCCCTCTTTTTCCACTCATCCGTAAGTTCCTCCCGGATGGCAATGCCCCGCATCCGCTTTTCAATCCAGTCATCTGAGTACCCTTTGGCTTTATACAAGGCCCGAGTCCTCTTCGTTCCCAACTCCGGATCTTCGATCTCCTGCACCCGCTCATAGCCCACCTTGGCCAGCCAGCGTTTAAAAGGCTCGGCCTTGGGGGAAGGGATGGACTGAATGATGCGGAAAATGCCCTCAGTATTAGCGCAGTTTATTTTTTGAATTCCGCCTTCCGTCTGGATGGAAAGGGGGGTGGCAATTTGCCCCCACCCTTTGGAAAGCTCGTTATCCCGACGTCTCATATCTTTAATGTATCCGCTTGGGTCAATTGAATCAGTTAGCGCAACCACCACATCGGCGATAACAAACCACCACTCATTTTTATAAATCGTCTTTCTGATTTCCTTGCCTCTGAAAACGGCTATGTTTTTTTCCATTGCCAGATCTCCTTATCAGTCCATCCGCTTTATATCCGTCTCACGAGCATAAGCCCGAAGCCGAAGGCGCCTTTGCGGGACCAAGGCCAATAATATTCAGAATATCGGCACTACTGATAAAAGCCCAAGACCCATAACTTTTCCATGGCCGATCCCGGTTTGCAGAGCAACCCTGAATTTATCTGGATCTGTAACCGAGAGAACTCCGTCATATAACACTGAAAATATCCGGACTGGATTACCGGAATGCTGGTTTCCTCGGAGCATTTGTTCCTGCGAAATTTGAACCTCGTATTGCCCTCGTGTCGATTTTGATAGATTAAAGATTCCAATTAGAGGAAGCGAAAACCCGTGTTGTTCCCCTTGCCGCCCAACCCATGTCTCTTGCTCCTCCAGCCGCAGCAACCCCAAGCGTTTGCCTTTGCGGGTCACACACGGGTTGGCACGCAGCCTGAAACGAAAACGCCGCCCAATCTTGAGTGAATCGAGCTTTAGCCGGTCTTTCAAATCCAGGGCAGGATCGCTTTTCACCATCCATCCCTTTACGCCGATGCTTGTCCAGTCTGGGATCTTCCTGCTCTGGATAAGAATTCGCGGGCATCCCATGAGATCGATCTCAGGCTCAAGCCTCCACAAGAATTCGCCTTCAGGACATTTTTTGTCCGGCCTGCTGAAAGCCCGACAGAGGGTGGAATGTAGTTGGTAAGGATCGGCGAGGTCACGTCTCGCCTCCCGGCAACGTGGATCAAGATGGATCCTATGAAGGAACATGGGTCACCTCCTTTGGGAAAGGAATCCACTCCGAACGTACAAACCGCGCACCGAATCGCCTTTCAGCAAACGACGACAGCGGCTGGTCCATCTTGAGTACCCCTGATCCGTCCTCGGACTCGAAGGAAGCCAAAAGCCTTTCGGGTAGTTCTTCCCATTTTCGTGGAGAGGCAATCCACGGCCATCGTGCCAGGACATCCCGAAGGGGTGCATCCTGCACACCATTCTCTATCCAGATCGGTTCGGAGGGCAGATATGATTTACGTCCCAAGGCCAGAGCCCAGGTCGGGTCTCTCAGTTTTGAGTGTGCCTTTTCCAGAAGTACACGGTCATCTCCTTCAAGCCCTACCAGGAAGGCTGCATCGGCAAGGTAGTGACGCTGGGAAACAACGCCATCCTTGGAAGGGCTTCCATCCGCCTTGATGATTGTGTCGGTTGCAGCGCATCCCGCCGTTTGATAATCCCGCTTGGGCACCCCTGACCGGTCATGACGTACCCCCATCGATAGACGTGTTAGTGGTTCCAAATCCAACCAGTTCTTACGGTCTATACCCAGGGCGGCAGCCAAGAGCCCGATAACGCCTGACTTGCTCGGTTCCTTTCCTGTATCGCGTTGGTCAAAACGGCTGGTGGTTCCCCACGATTGCAAAGGCCCCACCAAGCGAAGCAATAAGGTGGGCATAGGTCACTCCTTTACGACCAAAATGGCCTTTTCTAACAGGGTATCCAATGTTTTCTCAACAGTTCCCAAACCTTCCAATTCGGCATTGGCGAGATTCAAAACAAATGTCTTATTCTCACCACCAAAGGCAGACTGGAGGGCAATTGCCTTCTTCGCGAGTTCTTCAGCTGACTTCCTGGTCAATGACTCATCCTTTCTCACACGAACAGGGATTTCAAAGGCGTTGGCCAGGTTCCGGGGTGACGTGTTATGGCGCACAGAAACGACGATAAACTCAGGCGGATTATGGGCAGCAAAGGTATT
Protein-coding sequences here:
- the cas1e gene encoding type I-E CRISPR-associated endonuclease Cas1, which produces MSEPILPALKPIPIKDRISIVFLEKGNLDVLDGAFVVVDKKGVRTHIPVGGVACLMLEPGTRTSHAAVTLASRVGCLLVWVGEGGVRLYASGQPGGARADRLLFQAKLALDDDARLKVVRKMYELRFKEKPPERRSIEQLRGIEAVRVRKMYELFAQQYGVQWKRRNYDYSEWESGDLPNRCLSSATACLYGITEAAILAAGYAPAVGFIHTGKPLSFVYDIADLFKFETVVPVAFRVAKRKAIEAEREVRLACRESFRQTKLLHRIIPVIEEVLSAGGLPFPKRPDESVAPAIPNKESMGDAGHRS
- a CDS encoding Bro-N domain-containing protein, giving the protein MEKNIAVFRGKEIRKTIYKNEWWFVIADVVVALTDSIDPSGYIKDMRRRDNELSKGWGQIATPLSIQTEGGIQKINCANTEGIFRIIQSIPSPKAEPFKRWLAKVGYERVQEIEDPELGTKRTRALYKAKGYSDDWIEKRMRGIAIREELTDEWKKRDVGQEKEYAILTSEIAKAAFGVTPGEHKKIKGLKRENLRDHMTDLEMIFSMLGEAATTEITKVDDAKGFQGNKQAARKGGEVAGKARKDLERKTRKKVVSSENYLTISEKKQKQLKGKET
- the cas6e gene encoding type I-E CRISPR-associated protein Cas6/Cse3/CasE; this encodes MFLHRIHLDPRCREARRDLADPYQLHSTLCRAFSRPDKKCPEGEFLWRLEPEIDLMGCPRILIQSRKIPDWTSIGVKGWMVKSDPALDLKDRLKLDSLKIGRRFRFRLRANPCVTRKGKRLGLLRLEEQETWVGRQGEQHGFSLPLIGIFNLSKSTRGQYEVQISQEQMLRGNQHSGNPVRIFSVLYDGVLSVTDPDKFRVALQTGIGHGKVMGLGLLSVVPIF
- the cas5e gene encoding type I-E CRISPR-associated protein Cas5/CasD — its product is MPTLLLRLVGPLQSWGTTSRFDQRDTGKEPSKSGVIGLLAAALGIDRKNWLDLEPLTRLSMGVRHDRSGVPKRDYQTAGCAATDTIIKADGSPSKDGVVSQRHYLADAAFLVGLEGDDRVLLEKAHSKLRDPTWALALGRKSYLPSEPIWIENGVQDAPLRDVLARWPWIASPRKWEELPERLLASFESEDGSGVLKMDQPLSSFAERRFGARFVRSEWIPFPKEVTHVPS